A region from the Pungitius pungitius chromosome 16, fPunPun2.1, whole genome shotgun sequence genome encodes:
- the LOC119214988 gene encoding beta-crystallin A1-like isoform X1 translates to MMVIWPQRAEWKLLCEVFILFLSLSLMHVSPCMTHWRSPSHMTIPHSDDNGVEPPALQQQRDKQGPKYSITVYDQEHFQGRRMEFTASCQNIMECGMENIRSLKIECGAWVGYEHSSFCGQQFVLEKGDYPRFEAYSGSNSYRIERMISFRPICCANHKESRMTIFEMENMTGRQFDLCDDYPSLQAMGWMNNEVGSMHIKSGAFVCYQYPGYRGYQYIMECDCRGGEYKCYREFGSHSQTPQIQSIRRIQH, encoded by the exons ATGATGGTAATTTGGCCCCAGAGAGCAGAATGGAAACTGCTCTGTGAGGTATTCATcctatttctgtctctctcactgatGCATGTAAGTCCCTGCATGACTCACTGGAGATCTCCGTCACACATGACTATCCCTCACAGTGATGATAACGGTGTCGAACCACCTGCgctgcaacaacaaagagaCAAGCAGGGCCCTAAATATTCA ATCACCGTGTACGATCAGGAGCACTTCCAGGGAAGGCGTATGGAGTTCACCGCCAGCTGCCAGAACATCATGGAGTGTGGGATGGAGAACATCCGCTCCCTGAAGATCGAGTGTGGCGC CTGGGTGGGCTACGAGCACTCTAGCTTCTGCGGCCAGCAGTTTGTCCTGGAGAAAGGAGACTACCCTCGCTTTGAGGCCTACAGTGGCAGCAACTCCTACCGCATTGAGAGGATGATCTCCTTCAGGCCCATCTGCTGTGCT AACCACAAGGAGTCCCGCATGACCATCTTCGAGATGGAGAACATGACGGGTCGTCAGTTTGATCTGTGCGATGACTACCCCTCTCTGCAGGCCATGGGCTGGATGAACAACGAGGTTGGATCCATGCACATCAAGAGCGGAGC CTTTGTGTGCTACCAGTACCCTGGTTACCGCGGCTACCAGTACATCATGGAGTGTGACTGTCGTGGAGGAGAGTACAAGTGTTACCGTGAGTTTGGCTCCCACTCCCAGACTCCCCAGATTCAGTCCATCAGGAGGATCCAGCACTGA
- the LOC119214988 gene encoding beta-crystallin A1-like isoform X2: MAQINPMPMGPWKITVYDQEHFQGRRMEFTASCQNIMECGMENIRSLKIECGAWVGYEHSSFCGQQFVLEKGDYPRFEAYSGSNSYRIERMISFRPICCANHKESRMTIFEMENMTGRQFDLCDDYPSLQAMGWMNNEVGSMHIKSGAFVCYQYPGYRGYQYIMECDCRGGEYKCYREFGSHSQTPQIQSIRRIQH; the protein is encoded by the exons ATGGCTCAGATAAACCCCATGCCCATGGGCCCTTGGAAG ATCACCGTGTACGATCAGGAGCACTTCCAGGGAAGGCGTATGGAGTTCACCGCCAGCTGCCAGAACATCATGGAGTGTGGGATGGAGAACATCCGCTCCCTGAAGATCGAGTGTGGCGC CTGGGTGGGCTACGAGCACTCTAGCTTCTGCGGCCAGCAGTTTGTCCTGGAGAAAGGAGACTACCCTCGCTTTGAGGCCTACAGTGGCAGCAACTCCTACCGCATTGAGAGGATGATCTCCTTCAGGCCCATCTGCTGTGCT AACCACAAGGAGTCCCGCATGACCATCTTCGAGATGGAGAACATGACGGGTCGTCAGTTTGATCTGTGCGATGACTACCCCTCTCTGCAGGCCATGGGCTGGATGAACAACGAGGTTGGATCCATGCACATCAAGAGCGGAGC CTTTGTGTGCTACCAGTACCCTGGTTACCGCGGCTACCAGTACATCATGGAGTGTGACTGTCGTGGAGGAGAGTACAAGTGTTACCGTGAGTTTGGCTCCCACTCCCAGACTCCCCAGATTCAGTCCATCAGGAGGATCCAGCACTGA
- the LOC119214986 gene encoding Golgi SNAP receptor complex member 1-like: MSTKNMATSSNYWEDLRKQARQLENELDLKLVSFSKLCTSYSSSSNRDQRTRDSRSDSVGSSQAMLVSMTTELEQLLANLTAVNDKMAEYTNSPGASSHNAALMHTLQRHRDILQDYTLEFHKTKSNFFSLREREDLLGSINRDIESYKSSAGVNNRKTELILKEHEHLRNSDSLIDNAISIAIATKENITFQRGMLKSIQTRVTTLANRFPVINNLIQKINLRKRRDSLILGGVIGVCTILLLLYFFH, from the exons ATGTCAACAAAAAACATGGCAACCAGCAGCAACTATTGGGAAG ATTTGCGCAAACAAGCCAGACAGCTGGAAAATGAGCTGGACCTCAAGCTGGTGTCCTTCAGTAAGCTGTGCAccagctacagcagcagcagcaaccggGACCAGCGGACAAGAGACAGCAG GTCTGATTCTGTTGGCTCATCTCAAGCCATgcttgtttccatgacaactgagCTGGAGCAGCTATTGGCCAAT CTTACTGCAGTCAATGACAAAATGGCAGAATACACAAACAGTCCAGGGGCTTCATCACATAACGCAGCGTTGATGCACACCTTACAGAGGCACAGAGACATCTTACAG gaCTATACTCTTGAGTTCCACAAAACCAAGAGCAACTTCTTCAGcctgagagagcgagaggatcTACTGGGCTCTATTAACAGAGACATTGA GTCCTACAAGAGCAGCGCAGGAGTGAATAACAGAAAGACTGAGCTCATCCTCAAGGAACACGAACATCTCAGAAA CTCGGATAGTCTTATTGATAATGCAATAAG TATCGCCATAGCTACCAAGGAGAACATCACATTTCAGCGTGGCATGTTGAAGTCCATTCAAACCAGGGTCACGACTTTAGCCA ATCGTTTCCCCGTCATCAACAATCTCATCCAGAAAATCAATTTGCGTAAGAGGCGGGACTCTCTCATTCTAGGCGGGGTGATAGGCGTCTGCACCATACTCCTGTTGCTCTACTTTTTCCACTGA
- the LOC119214989 gene encoding trafficking regulator of GLUT4 1-like isoform X1 has protein sequence MAINTDAAFGKSALGERDVSNPTDFQDTEKLLSAATTEPTGQSNIKPSDSFSLNIRGSVQSLDADQNGHRSPLKSGSIGQLTAPPNSLSRLNLGPPPSSVSPGVVPPSYFWLAVLSCFCPAVPLNICALWYANVSRSVLHTGDIEGARKYGRLSMLLSCLAMLLGVAVIIFIVLTIGRERKTHIRHGGVKVCVCDLCLLFLCFSEIQK, from the exons ATGGCAATCAACACGGATGCTGCCTTTGGCAAAAGCGCGCTGGGCGAGCGGGACGTTTCCAATCCCACCGACTTCCAGGACacggagaagctgctgagcGCCGCGACCACCGAGCCCACCGGGCAGAGCAACATCAAACCGTCGGACTCGTTCTCCCTCAACATCAGAGGGAGCGTCCAGTCCCTGGATGCGGACCAGAACGGACACCGATCCCCGTTAAAGTCGGGCTCAATCGGGCAGCTGACGGCCCCACCCAACTCCCTGTCCCGCCTGAACCTGGGCCCGCCGCCCTCCTCGGTGTCGCCCGGGGTCGTACCGCCGAGTTACTTCTGGCTCGCCGTGCTGTCCTGTTTCTGCCCCGCCGTGCCGCTCAACATCTGCGCCCTGTGGTACGCCAATGTG TCGCGGTCTGTTCTCCATACAGGAGATATTGAAGGGGCGAGGAAGTATGGGCGTCTGTCCATGCTGCTGAGCTGTCTGGCGATGCTGCTGGGTGTGGCTGTGATCATCTTCATAGTGCTGACAATAGGTagggagagaaagacacacatcaGGCATGGAGgcgtaaaggtgtgtgtgtgtgacttatgCCTCCTTTTTCTCTGCTTCTCAGAGATCCAGAAGTGA
- the LOC119214989 gene encoding trafficking regulator of GLUT4 1-like isoform X2 translates to MAINTDAAFGKSALGERDVSNPTDFQDTEKLLSAATTEPTGQSNIKPSDSFSLNIRGSVQSLDADQNGHRSPLKSGSIGQLTAPPNSLSRLNLGPPPSSVSPGVVPPSYFWLAVLSCFCPAVPLNICALWYANVSRSVLHTGDIEGARKYGRLSMLLSCLAMLLGVAVIIFIVLTIEIQK, encoded by the exons ATGGCAATCAACACGGATGCTGCCTTTGGCAAAAGCGCGCTGGGCGAGCGGGACGTTTCCAATCCCACCGACTTCCAGGACacggagaagctgctgagcGCCGCGACCACCGAGCCCACCGGGCAGAGCAACATCAAACCGTCGGACTCGTTCTCCCTCAACATCAGAGGGAGCGTCCAGTCCCTGGATGCGGACCAGAACGGACACCGATCCCCGTTAAAGTCGGGCTCAATCGGGCAGCTGACGGCCCCACCCAACTCCCTGTCCCGCCTGAACCTGGGCCCGCCGCCCTCCTCGGTGTCGCCCGGGGTCGTACCGCCGAGTTACTTCTGGCTCGCCGTGCTGTCCTGTTTCTGCCCCGCCGTGCCGCTCAACATCTGCGCCCTGTGGTACGCCAATGTG TCGCGGTCTGTTCTCCATACAGGAGATATTGAAGGGGCGAGGAAGTATGGGCGTCTGTCCATGCTGCTGAGCTGTCTGGCGATGCTGCTGGGTGTGGCTGTGATCATCTTCATAGTGCTGACAATAG AGATCCAGAAGTGA